From a single bacterium genomic region:
- a CDS encoding carbon-nitrogen hydrolase — protein sequence MLKKPMAKTRDLIEIKNPTLSDIPGIYKLLNEVYPDEEEPYSKDALRSQIKAFPEGCFVVYLNKSIVAYSASLRIDQRTALSKHTWDEITTNGYASRHSSSGEYLYGYETCVHPSIRGKRIGQRIYNARKKLVSYLKLKGIIFGGRVPNYYKHFKKTPSVKDYIQKVKDKHIKDPTLGFHLRRGFEVVGILKNYLPDDKESLGYAVHLKWENPEYSAIHPSAPQETLKQNSVRIVSVQYQQRPVKSFKEFSQIVEYYVDVAGDYRADFLLFPELFTMQLLSIDNEEVSPDVAIRTMTKYTQDIKNMFCDLAIKYNVNIIAGSHPTQVGNNIRNVSYICLRDGQLHEQAKIHPTPDEKYWWKIEGGDTVRAIDTDCGPIGVLICYDSEFPELARHLANQGIRFLFVPFLTDNRQAYCRVKYCCQARAIENQIYVAMAGNVGNLPRVQNVDIQYAQSCILTPCDFPFARDGIAADATPNVETVSIADLRVDTLLEARENGAVQNLKDRRHDLYSVVWKKKPVKNL from the coding sequence CCCTATTCTAAAGATGCCTTGCGCAGCCAAATTAAAGCATTTCCAGAAGGTTGCTTTGTTGTCTATCTTAACAAAAGTATTGTTGCTTACTCTGCAAGCCTAAGAATTGATCAACGCACAGCATTGTCCAAACACACTTGGGATGAAATAACCACTAACGGCTATGCTTCTAGACACAGTTCATCGGGCGAGTATTTGTATGGCTATGAAACCTGTGTGCACCCTAGTATTCGCGGCAAACGTATAGGCCAAAGAATATACAATGCTCGAAAAAAACTGGTCAGCTATTTAAAACTCAAAGGCATTATTTTTGGTGGTAGAGTTCCTAACTACTACAAACATTTTAAAAAAACACCTTCCGTTAAAGACTATATTCAAAAAGTAAAAGATAAGCACATCAAAGATCCAACCTTGGGCTTTCATTTAAGAAGAGGCTTTGAAGTTGTTGGTATTTTAAAAAATTACCTGCCCGATGACAAAGAAAGTTTAGGGTATGCCGTACATTTAAAGTGGGAAAACCCAGAATATAGCGCTATACATCCGTCTGCACCACAAGAAACGCTTAAGCAAAATTCTGTTCGTATTGTAAGTGTTCAATACCAACAAAGACCTGTTAAAAGTTTTAAAGAGTTTTCACAAATTGTAGAGTATTATGTTGATGTTGCCGGTGATTATCGTGCGGACTTTTTATTGTTTCCAGAATTGTTTACCATGCAACTTCTGTCAATAGATAATGAAGAAGTTAGCCCAGATGTGGCCATCAGAACCATGACCAAATACACGCAAGACATAAAAAACATGTTTTGTGATTTAGCCATCAAATACAATGTCAATATCATTGCTGGATCGCACCCAACCCAAGTTGGCAACAATATCAGAAACGTTTCGTACATTTGTTTAAGAGACGGTCAACTGCATGAGCAAGCCAAGATCCATCCCACGCCCGATGAAAAATACTGGTGGAAAATAGAAGGTGGGGATACCGTCAGAGCCATTGACACTGACTGTGGTCCTATTGGGGTTTTGATTTGTTATGACAGTGAGTTTCCTGAACTGGCCAGACATTTGGCCAATCAAGGGATTCGGTTTTTATTTGTTCCATTTTTGACAGATAATAGGCAAGCCTATTGTAGAGTAAAGTACTGCTGCCAAGCTCGGGCCATAGAAAATCAAATTTATGTGGCTATGGCGGGCAATGTGGGAAATCTTCCAAGAGTGCAAAATGTTGATATCCAGTATGCGCAAAGTTGTATTTTAACACCCTGTGATTTTCCTTTTGCCCGAGATGGGATTGCAGCCGATGCAACACCCAACGTTGAAACCGTTTCCATTGCTGACTTACGCGTTGACACTTTACTTGAAGCACGTGAAAACGGTGCTGTACAGAACTTAAAAGATCGCAGGCATGACTTATACTCTGTTGTATGGAAAAAAAAACCCGTTAAAAATCTTTAA
- a CDS encoding thiopurine S-methyltransferase, translating to MVKQNLKPWHQRWAENNIGFHQQNINQHLQDYVKQHQQQLGEHVLVPLCGKSMDMLWLKKQGFKVTGIEISQQAIQSFFTENNLEYEIDLVKQGQCYRAEDIQILEKSFFDVNQEDLLTKVNWVYDRAALIALDESLRKAYASHLKKLIPQAKHMLCICIEKSIGDESGPPFSVMEKEVRHLYQSFWSEMQIKRIEKQDAPDTCVYSFYKS from the coding sequence ATGGTTAAACAAAACTTAAAGCCATGGCATCAGCGCTGGGCTGAAAACAATATTGGATTTCACCAGCAAAACATCAATCAACATTTGCAGGACTATGTTAAGCAACACCAGCAACAACTGGGGGAGCATGTTTTAGTTCCTTTGTGTGGCAAGAGTATGGATATGCTTTGGTTAAAAAAACAAGGGTTTAAGGTAACCGGTATTGAAATTTCTCAACAAGCCATTCAATCTTTTTTTACAGAAAACAATTTAGAGTACGAGATAGACTTGGTTAAGCAAGGTCAATGTTATCGTGCTGAGGATATACAGATTCTAGAAAAAAGTTTTTTTGATGTGAATCAAGAAGACTTATTAACCAAAGTCAACTGGGTTTATGATCGAGCCGCTTTGATTGCCTTGGATGAAAGCTTAAGAAAAGCTTATGCAAGCCATCTTAAAAAATTAATTCCACAAGCAAAACACATGCTGTGCATTTGTATAGAAAAGTCAATCGGTGATGAGTCTGGTCCACCTTTTTCTGTTATGGAAAAAGAAGTGAGACATCTTTATCAGAGCTTTTGGAGTGAAATGCAAATCAAACGCATTGAAAAACAAGATGCACCGGATACCTGTGTTTATTCTTTTTACAAAAGTTAA
- a CDS encoding BolA/IbaG family iron-sulfur metabolism protein — MLEELDKILQEHFNIHHITLEDQGYFHRGHHPDRKGGHYAITLVSDDFTELNTIKRHQKVYQALGMPNNEDIHALSLNTLTIDEWQKKNTAG, encoded by the coding sequence ATGCTTGAAGAGCTCGATAAAATTTTACAAGAACACTTTAATATTCATCATATAACCTTGGAAGACCAAGGCTATTTTCACCGCGGTCATCATCCAGATCGAAAAGGTGGGCATTATGCTATCACACTGGTATCGGATGACTTTACTGAGCTCAATACCATAAAACGTCATCAAAAAGTCTATCAAGCCTTGGGCATGCCCAACAATGAGGACATTCATGCCTTAAGTTTAAACACCTTGACCATTGACGAATGGCAGAAAAAAAACACAGCAGGTTAA
- a CDS encoding alpha/beta hydrolase-fold protein, producing MSTPHIEQAIFDSKVLKQSLFKDPTQRPISVYLPPNYNEAAKKAYPCFYILAPWSSTGSLLLHPKNVFTPSLPQLLDQAILDKSIKPCIVVFPNCESKLGHSQYINSPACGPYMDYLCEEIVPYIDQHYPTLKNPQQRSIMGFSSGGFGALVTGMLRPDVFLNIASSAADSFYEHLYLSMIPKAQAVLEKHGSIDAFIKYYLSNPNPMSLLSRNEGETLLLLNICACFIPNKNNPPLYGDLFFDVHSGAIIEEAWQKLLAWDPIRMIDQYQDNIKQWQHVVLDAGKQDEYALHLGHRQMANKLKALNISMTHQEYPGRHSGHTYRYIERIKALQRVLNV from the coding sequence ATGTCAACTCCCCACATTGAACAAGCTATTTTTGATAGCAAAGTCTTAAAACAAAGTTTATTCAAAGATCCAACCCAAAGACCAATCAGTGTCTACTTACCGCCAAACTACAATGAAGCCGCAAAAAAAGCCTACCCCTGTTTTTATATCTTGGCTCCATGGAGCAGTACCGGCTCTTTATTACTTCATCCTAAAAATGTTTTTACGCCTTCTTTACCCCAGTTGCTTGATCAAGCCATATTAGACAAAAGTATTAAACCTTGCATTGTTGTGTTTCCTAACTGTGAAAGTAAGTTGGGTCACAGTCAATACATCAATTCCCCTGCCTGTGGTCCCTACATGGACTATTTATGTGAGGAAATTGTTCCCTACATAGATCAACATTACCCTACTCTTAAAAATCCCCAGCAGCGTAGCATTATGGGCTTTTCAAGCGGTGGTTTTGGTGCACTGGTTACCGGCATGTTAAGACCGGATGTTTTTTTAAATATTGCCAGCTCAGCTGCAGACAGTTTTTATGAACATTTGTACTTAAGTATGATTCCAAAAGCACAGGCCGTTTTGGAAAAACATGGCAGCATTGATGCCTTCATCAAGTATTACCTCAGTAATCCTAATCCCATGAGCTTGCTTTCTAGAAACGAAGGAGAAACACTTTTGCTTCTCAATATATGTGCCTGTTTCATCCCCAATAAAAACAATCCCCCACTGTACGGTGATTTATTTTTTGATGTTCATAGCGGCGCAATCATAGAAGAAGCGTGGCAAAAACTTTTGGCTTGGGACCCCATAAGAATGATTGATCAGTATCAAGATAATATCAAGCAATGGCAGCATGTAGTTTTAGACGCTGGCAAACAAGATGAATACGCTTTGCACTTGGGACACAGACAAATGGCCAATAAACTCAAAGCCTTAAACATATCCATGACTCATCAGGAATATCCAGGTCGCCACAGTGGGCATACTTACAGGTATATTGAGCGGATTAAAGCTTTGCAGCGTGTTTTGAATGTTTAG
- a CDS encoding Bax inhibitor-1 family protein produces the protein MNITQTVAITGREAFLRKTYSHLFFAILGLVGLEYLFFSSGFDRTALALVQRVNWLWILGAFMLVAWLATRAAHTAENKLVQYLALSAYVFAEALILLPMLAIAYYSGHAQSIESAAYVTIIAFLALTAIVFITKKDFSFLRTALMWAGVVALLAIVAGGIFGFSLGHWFSVAMILLAGGAILYDTSNVLHHYPQDKYVSASLQLFASVALMFWYVLRLFMSRD, from the coding sequence ATGAATATTACACAGACCGTTGCCATAACTGGCAGAGAAGCTTTTCTAAGAAAAACCTACAGTCATTTATTTTTTGCTATTTTAGGCCTGGTTGGCTTGGAATACTTATTTTTTAGTTCAGGCTTTGATCGCACAGCCTTGGCCTTGGTACAAAGAGTGAATTGGCTGTGGATATTGGGGGCATTTATGTTGGTGGCATGGTTGGCAACACGAGCAGCCCATACTGCAGAAAATAAGTTGGTCCAGTACTTGGCATTATCGGCCTACGTGTTTGCAGAAGCCTTGATTTTATTGCCCATGTTGGCCATTGCCTATTACTCTGGTCACGCACAAAGCATAGAGAGTGCAGCTTATGTAACCATTATTGCTTTTTTAGCCTTAACCGCCATTGTGTTTATCACCAAAAAAGACTTTAGCTTTTTAAGAACAGCCTTGATGTGGGCCGGTGTGGTTGCTTTGTTGGCCATTGTCGCTGGTGGTATTTTTGGTTTTAGTTTAGGGCATTGGTTTTCTGTGGCTATGATTTTATTGGCGGGCGGAGCCATACTGTATGATACATCCAATGTTTTACACCACTATCCCCAGGATAAGTATGTATCGGCATCTTTGCAGCTGTTTGCTTCTGTCGCCTTAATGTTTTGGTATGTATTACGACTATTCATGTCACGCGATTAA